One window of the Enterococcus sp. 4G2_DIV0659 genome contains the following:
- a CDS encoding helicase HerA domain-containing protein yields MREEEKLDFLGIDKESPQTKNEMGLVFGFAVAGAGTLFFLLPVFILTLLLAYFLHRKFPLKIEWLLFFGFTIPLALGIMEFGYQPLLQFGVIWQGIIPKAVLFFENFVQDGQPFQLTSQSYILGSLLTGSLTSLFLLLSRRLKKTWLTKEKEQKKTDYVESDKFKKFFKQKDPILEKEQEKYRQSDNKRVYIGMSIKKINEYLDIKNFFTHCLIQGTTGSGKTTLMYAILEGALRQGLGGIFIDGKGDVNTERDLQKLADAYGKKLVVFSERSKIHYNPVKYGKPTAVKDRLMAVMDWSESFYEKESENMLQMIISFIQEYIGIENSRTNDERSPSQGKRLKMDLETIHRFLDLNEIANYLFLEQAEEYIADCDKAKDKKATGKTLTQKDLPLAGQEDSVHGKYIKYFFKLDELTYSDLEEIQEMKGETVKLIRGLRTQLELLIYSDFGNKFVESEDPDLNLDILNEIRQGHIVLLAFSATTYSSFIQILGRFVVGDVGFCVAQLHNSDPNFKGALGLFDEFGSYANERILTILSQARSALLGAVLGIQSISDLVTPFQDLTGRIIDNVNLFFLGRTNYAPNAEMSAKTVGTYKDIDRTVMTENQGGLLSRIETKGERGTVRNVRKFWFEPDEVKDLPNYTFYMNDKTRNTLEPYKEKVFIRNTMQGL; encoded by the coding sequence ATGAGAGAAGAAGAGAAACTGGATTTTTTGGGAATAGATAAAGAAAGTCCTCAAACTAAAAATGAAATGGGGTTAGTTTTCGGCTTTGCTGTAGCTGGTGCAGGAACACTGTTCTTTTTATTGCCTGTATTCATTCTTACGCTACTACTTGCTTATTTTTTACACCGAAAATTTCCTCTAAAAATAGAATGGCTTCTATTTTTCGGGTTCACAATACCATTAGCTTTAGGAATCATGGAATTTGGCTATCAACCGCTATTACAGTTTGGGGTCATATGGCAAGGAATAATTCCAAAAGCTGTATTATTTTTTGAAAACTTTGTACAGGACGGCCAACCATTTCAGTTAACGTCTCAAAGTTACATTCTAGGATCTCTATTGACTGGTAGTTTAACTAGTCTTTTTTTATTGTTATCAAGAAGGCTTAAAAAGACCTGGTTAACTAAAGAAAAAGAGCAAAAGAAAACAGACTATGTAGAGAGTGATAAATTTAAGAAGTTTTTTAAACAAAAAGATCCCATTTTAGAAAAAGAACAAGAAAAATACCGTCAATCTGATAACAAACGTGTCTACATTGGCATGAGTATAAAGAAAATAAATGAGTATCTAGATATTAAAAACTTTTTCACGCATTGTTTGATACAAGGAACAACAGGCAGCGGTAAAACAACATTAATGTATGCCATTTTAGAAGGAGCATTACGTCAAGGGCTAGGTGGTATCTTCATTGATGGAAAAGGTGATGTCAACACTGAACGTGATCTACAGAAATTGGCCGATGCTTATGGGAAAAAACTTGTTGTTTTTTCTGAACGAAGTAAGATTCACTACAACCCTGTAAAATATGGAAAACCTACAGCTGTTAAAGACCGTTTAATGGCCGTTATGGACTGGAGCGAATCGTTTTACGAAAAAGAAAGTGAAAATATGCTTCAAATGATTATTTCTTTTATTCAAGAATATATCGGCATAGAAAACTCAAGAACTAACGATGAACGTTCACCAAGTCAGGGAAAACGGTTAAAAATGGATTTAGAAACAATTCATCGATTTTTAGATTTGAACGAAATTGCAAACTATTTATTCCTGGAGCAAGCAGAAGAATATATCGCAGATTGTGACAAAGCCAAAGATAAAAAAGCGACAGGTAAAACATTGACACAAAAAGACCTACCCCTTGCAGGACAAGAAGATTCAGTACATGGGAAATACATTAAATATTTTTTCAAACTAGACGAATTGACCTACAGCGATCTTGAAGAAATTCAAGAAATGAAGGGTGAAACAGTTAAACTGATCCGTGGATTGAGAACGCAATTAGAATTACTGATCTATTCAGATTTTGGGAATAAGTTTGTAGAATCAGAAGATCCTGATTTGAATTTAGATATTTTGAATGAAATTCGACAAGGACACATTGTTCTATTGGCATTCAGTGCAACAACTTATTCCAGCTTCATTCAAATTTTAGGCCGCTTTGTTGTGGGGGACGTCGGTTTTTGTGTGGCGCAGCTGCATAATAGTGATCCGAACTTTAAAGGAGCATTAGGCCTATTTGATGAATTTGGAAGCTATGCGAATGAACGTATTCTTACAATTCTATCACAGGCTAGAAGTGCCTTGTTAGGTGCAGTTCTAGGGATTCAATCGATCTCTGATTTAGTAACACCATTTCAGGATCTAACAGGCCGAATCATTGATAATGTGAATTTGTTCTTCTTAGGCAGAACAAATTACGCACCGAATGCTGAAATGAGTGCTAAAACAGTTGGTACGTATAAAGATATTGACAGAACAGTTATGACCGAGAACCAGGGCGGCTTACTCTCACGGATTGAAACAAAGGGAGAACGTGGAACCGTCAGAAACGTGCGTAAATTCTGGTTTGAACCCGATGAAGTCAAAGACTTACCAAATTACACCTTTTACATGAATGACAAGACCAGGAACACGCTAGAGCCATACAAAGAAAAAGTATTCATTAGAAATACCATGCAGGGCTTATAA
- a CDS encoding molecular chaperone DnaJ: MTKYINDVSTLEELKKVYKKLAFQHHPDRGGDEEVMKKINNEYDELFEQLKNTHKDKDGEFYTKETKETPEEFRQLIYQLLALEMVSVSVEIIGSFIWVSGNTKPYKDQLKELGLRWSSKKLSWYKSPEGYKRYGKKNYGMNEIRQMYGSQRVNEEKKQKLVTN; encoded by the coding sequence ATGACAAAGTATATTAACGATGTATCAACTTTAGAAGAATTGAAGAAAGTTTACAAAAAATTAGCTTTTCAGCACCACCCAGACCGTGGGGGCGATGAAGAAGTAATGAAAAAAATCAACAATGAGTATGACGAACTTTTTGAACAACTGAAAAATACTCATAAAGATAAAGATGGTGAATTCTACACTAAAGAAACAAAAGAAACACCTGAAGAATTCCGTCAACTGATCTATCAACTTTTAGCCTTAGAAATGGTTAGCGTTTCTGTTGAAATCATCGGCTCGTTTATATGGGTTTCAGGCAATACTAAGCCTTACAAGGATCAACTAAAAGAACTAGGTTTACGCTGGAGCAGTAAAAAATTATCATGGTACAAATCGCCTGAAGGGTACAAACGTTACGGCAAAAAAAATTATGGCATGAATGAGATTCGTCAAATGTACGGATCACAACGAGTAAATGAAGAAAAAAAACAGAAGCTGGTTACAAACTAG
- a CDS encoding single-stranded DNA-binding protein, giving the protein MMNISLVGRLTKQVELKKFPSEKGETIISNGTIAVKRKKYNKRKGERETTFINFQAWGKDASTLADYTAKGSLIELTGDLINNNYTDKNKIERYELVFEVDNLELLETKADTERRQAQQQQQPNLDSHQPTLYEQQYQQQNQYQEAFNRASDQQEAGNQYQQQPIDGMNQYGGNTYHQ; this is encoded by the coding sequence ATGATGAACATTAGCTTAGTAGGAAGATTAACAAAACAAGTAGAACTGAAAAAATTTCCGAGCGAAAAGGGTGAGACAATTATATCTAATGGAACAATTGCAGTAAAAAGAAAAAAATATAACAAGAGAAAAGGAGAACGTGAAACAACATTCATTAACTTTCAAGCATGGGGGAAAGATGCAAGTACATTGGCAGATTATACCGCTAAAGGATCACTAATTGAACTCACAGGAGATCTTATCAACAATAATTACACGGACAAAAACAAAATAGAGCGATACGAATTAGTTTTTGAGGTAGATAATTTAGAATTGCTTGAAACTAAAGCCGATACTGAAAGAAGACAGGCACAACAGCAGCAACAACCGAATTTAGATAGTCACCAGCCTACATTGTATGAACAGCAATATCAGCAACAAAACCAATATCAAGAAGCGTTTAACCGTGCAAGCGATCAACAAGAGGCAGGCAATCAGTATCAGCAGCAGCCTATTGATGGTATGAACCAATACGGCGGAAATACGTATCATCAATAA